From Arachis stenosperma cultivar V10309 chromosome 2, arast.V10309.gnm1.PFL2, whole genome shotgun sequence, one genomic window encodes:
- the LOC130962838 gene encoding uncharacterized protein LOC130962838 translates to MVNCTIGDVIFSDCMCDLGACVSIIPLSIFNALRLPPLKRSAAHFVLVDKSIITVIGVVEDVLVSIKELTFPIDFYILEMPPNDSRRPSSILLGRPFLKTLKFKLDAFSGTYSFEIDGRIVKFNLNDAMKHPPEDHSIFQCDIIDEIVAEVHQEELKERYIGQGPSVGTFSEDNASTSPSSPAPNNSEPSLEQKMELKPLPPHLKYAYLKDKQKFPVIIARELTSQQE, encoded by the coding sequence ATGGTCAACTGTACTATTGGAGatgtgatattttctgactgcatgtgtgatcTAGGAGCGTGTGTTAGTATAATACCTTTATCTATATTTAATGCTTTAAGGCtacctcccttaaaaaggtcggcagctcatTTTGTGTTGGTAGATAAGAGCATTATTACAGTGATTGGAGTTGTTGAAGATGTATTGGTGAGCATCAAGGAACTCACATTTCCCATTGATTTCTATATCCTAGAAATGCCCCCTAATGACTCCAGGAGGCCATCATCAATCCTgcttggaagaccattcctgaagactTTGAAGTTCAAGCTAGACGCATTTTCAGGAACTTAttcttttgaaatagatggcagaatagtaaaattcaatttaaatgaTGCTATGAAGCATCCACCAGAAGATCattctatcttccagtgtgacATCATTGATGAAATAGTAGCTGAAGTTCACCAGGAAGAATTAAAAGAGAGGTACATAGGgcaaggtccaagtgtgggaACATTTTCAGAAGACAATGCGAGCACTTCACCATCATCACCAGCCCCAAATAACTCAGAGCCAAGCCTTGAGCAGAAAATGGAATTAAAGCCGCTTCCTCCACACCTCAAGTATGCTTATCTTAAGGAtaagcagaagtttccagttattaTTGCACGGGAGCTCACTTCCCAACAAGAATAA